One region of Peribacillus simplex genomic DNA includes:
- a CDS encoding GntR family transcriptional regulator, with protein sequence MNVNRKNGPMYLQIKEIMKDRILHGVYAIDTNIPSEPLLEEEFNVSKVTVRNAIKELVQEGYVEKKSGKGTRVIANGSIVKLSKGKRFTELLVEEGHFILKKVLNISHVDLSSGSKLHSLFGDHCTRIERIYLLDNEPYIYFIHYVSLNLNQEEIKEVQINSLYRFLENQNVKLETFRDEFAVAIAPDHICETLKIENNSPVLKRIRISSDGDGNVMEYSEGYYNTAKQNYIVTYNEPVQ encoded by the coding sequence ATGAATGTGAACAGAAAAAATGGACCGATGTATTTACAGATAAAAGAAATAATGAAGGATCGTATTTTACATGGGGTTTATGCCATCGACACAAACATTCCCTCTGAGCCTCTTTTGGAAGAAGAATTTAACGTAAGTAAGGTCACTGTCCGTAATGCAATCAAAGAACTTGTGCAAGAGGGGTATGTTGAAAAGAAAAGCGGCAAAGGCACTAGGGTCATAGCGAATGGTTCGATTGTCAAACTTTCCAAAGGAAAGCGTTTCACAGAGCTTTTGGTGGAGGAAGGGCACTTCATTTTAAAAAAGGTGTTAAACATAAGTCATGTTGATCTTTCTTCAGGCTCTAAGTTGCATTCTTTATTTGGTGACCATTGCACAAGAATCGAACGAATATATTTATTGGACAATGAACCTTATATTTACTTTATACATTATGTTTCCCTTAATTTAAACCAAGAAGAGATAAAAGAGGTCCAAATCAATTCTTTGTACAGATTTTTGGAAAATCAAAACGTTAAACTTGAAACATTCAGAGATGAGTTTGCCGTTGCCATCGCACCTGATCACATTTGCGAAACACTGAAAATCGAAAACAATAGCCCAGTATTAAAAAGGATTCGGATTTCCAGTGATGGGGACGGAAATGTTATGGAATACAGTGAAGGGTATTACAACACGGCTAAACAGAACTACATTGTGACATATAACGAGCCGGTACAATAA
- a CDS encoding gluconate:H+ symporter: protein MDLYLLGITLIAIIIVILGVSWWKWHAFISLTVASLFLAVFSGLPMDKIVGAYETGVGAVLGHLIGILALGTILGKMMSDSGAGMQVADFFINKFGVKNLPWAMLLSGFIIGIPVFFEVGLVILLPLVISIRKSTKVNILLIGIPVLAGLSIVHGLVPPHPGAMTAIGIYNANMGHVLLYSLIIAFPTAVIAGPLFAKWIHKRVIPVGEPELIRVETKSSGLPGTGVSFFIILLPVLLMVLTVLAPYLPLPGSVGKFLVFIGSPVIALLISCFAAYYFLGYRQGMDKSLIKKLTEECLLPLASIILIIGAGGGFKQILIDSGVGTAIASMSEEISLSPIVLAFLVAGLIRIATGSATVALTTAAGIVSPVVANMTGVNLELLVIATGAGSLMFSHVNDAGFWLVKEYMGLTVKETFKTWTVMETLLSFVAFGLVLILDIFI, encoded by the coding sequence ATGGATCTATATTTATTAGGAATCACGCTGATAGCAATCATAATTGTTATTTTGGGGGTATCATGGTGGAAATGGCATGCATTCATAAGTTTGACTGTGGCCAGTTTATTTTTAGCGGTTTTTTCTGGACTGCCGATGGACAAGATTGTAGGAGCATATGAAACGGGTGTAGGAGCGGTCCTTGGTCATCTTATTGGAATATTGGCTTTAGGGACCATCTTAGGAAAGATGATGTCCGACTCTGGAGCCGGTATGCAGGTTGCTGACTTTTTCATTAATAAATTCGGCGTGAAGAACCTGCCATGGGCCATGCTTTTATCTGGTTTTATCATAGGCATTCCGGTATTTTTCGAGGTTGGTTTAGTAATATTGCTGCCTTTGGTCATTTCCATTCGGAAATCAACCAAAGTGAACATCTTGTTAATAGGTATTCCAGTACTTGCTGGTTTATCGATTGTACATGGGCTGGTACCTCCGCATCCGGGAGCCATGACAGCTATAGGGATCTATAATGCAAACATGGGACACGTACTTCTGTACTCATTGATCATCGCATTCCCGACTGCTGTAATTGCCGGACCTCTTTTCGCAAAATGGATTCATAAGCGGGTTATACCCGTTGGTGAACCGGAATTGATCCGGGTGGAAACAAAGTCAAGTGGATTACCAGGGACTGGAGTTTCGTTCTTCATCATCCTTTTGCCTGTATTGTTGATGGTTTTAACTGTATTGGCGCCTTATTTGCCGCTGCCGGGTTCCGTTGGAAAATTCTTGGTGTTTATCGGCAGTCCGGTGATCGCCCTATTAATCTCCTGTTTTGCAGCTTACTATTTCCTGGGCTACAGACAGGGAATGGATAAATCGCTAATTAAAAAGTTAACGGAAGAATGTTTATTGCCATTAGCCTCCATAATACTAATTATCGGTGCGGGTGGCGGGTTCAAGCAAATTTTAATTGATAGTGGCGTAGGGACCGCAATTGCTTCCATGTCTGAAGAAATATCATTATCACCAATCGTCCTTGCATTCCTGGTGGCCGGATTGATTCGGATTGCCACAGGTTCTGCAACAGTCGCTTTGACCACGGCAGCAGGAATTGTTTCACCGGTTGTTGCAAATATGACGGGCGTAAATCTAGAATTACTTGTAATTGCAACTGGGGCAGGCTCACTTATGTTTTCCCATGTTAATGACGCCGGTTTCTGGTTAGTAAAAGAATATATGGGATTGACCGTAAAAGAAACGTTCAAAACATGGACAGTCATGGAAACCTTACTTTCTTTCGTGGCATTCGGTTTGGTTTTAATTTTGGATATATTCATATAG